One window of the Peptacetobacter hiranonis genome contains the following:
- a CDS encoding NfeD family protein: MQESITEIIRVCVGSFLVIYGYVMSIIERYLGMPFFGSRYQPKGVINGFVATLAGAVLMSINIQIFFLVGLPLIVINGLLQKIIHERLKKKAKHFIGKEGKATTDMKRKCKGFVDFNGERAKVFPEEEDIQAGEMVYVSDVDGNMIMVRKLK; this comes from the coding sequence ATGCAGGAATCAATAACGGAAATAATTAGAGTATGCGTAGGTTCTTTTTTAGTAATATACGGATACGTTATGTCGATAATAGAGAGGTATTTAGGTATGCCGTTTTTTGGATCAAGATATCAACCAAAAGGAGTAATCAATGGATTTGTTGCGACACTTGCTGGTGCAGTTTTAATGTCTATAAATATTCAGATATTTTTCCTAGTTGGATTGCCTTTAATTGTGATAAATGGGTTACTTCAAAAGATAATACACGAGCGATTAAAAAAGAAAGCAAAACATTTTATCGGAAAAGAGGGAAAAGCTACAACAGATATGAAGAGAAAGTGCAAGGGATTTGTAGATTTTAATGGAGAAAGAGCTAAAGTTTTTCCAGAAGAAGAGGATATACAAGCAGGGGAAATGGTATATGTATCTGACGTAGATGGAAATATGATTATGGTTAGAAAATTAAAATAA
- a CDS encoding LytR/AlgR family response regulator transcription factor yields the protein MLNISICEDEKIQADELEKMIKEKLNSINIDYSIQKFSSGEELLSDYKDTDIIFLDIKMSKLSGMDTARKIREIDKNVEIIFTTALQEYVFEAYEVRAFRYLLKPIDNDLLFNYLELCIKELNSRSKKICLKNKSDMIVLNTDDILYVEVIRKEITIYTESEKYSIKMSLKSLEDMLNGKNFFKCHNSYLVNLDKISHIDQHFATIKDFKIPISRPKYKEFKIALASHLGDFLC from the coding sequence ATGCTTAATATTTCAATATGTGAGGATGAAAAAATTCAAGCTGATGAGCTAGAAAAAATGATTAAAGAAAAACTAAATAGCATAAATATAGATTACTCTATCCAAAAATTTTCATCCGGAGAAGAACTTCTAAGCGATTATAAAGATACAGACATTATTTTCCTAGATATAAAAATGAGTAAATTATCTGGAATGGATACTGCTAGAAAAATTCGTGAGATTGATAAAAATGTAGAGATAATTTTTACTACCGCACTTCAAGAATATGTATTTGAAGCTTATGAAGTCAGAGCTTTTAGATATCTACTAAAACCAATAGACAACGATCTTCTGTTCAACTACCTTGAACTATGTATAAAAGAACTTAACAGTAGGAGCAAGAAAATCTGCCTAAAAAATAAATCGGATATGATAGTTTTAAATACAGATGATATTTTGTACGTCGAGGTTATTAGAAAAGAAATTACAATCTACACAGAATCAGAGAAATATTCGATAAAGATGAGTCTAAAAAGTCTAGAGGATATGTTAAACGGAAAGAATTTCTTCAAGTGTCATAATAGCTATCTTGTAAATTTAGATAAGATTAGCCATATAGACCAACATTTTGCAACTATCAAGGATTTCAAGATTCCTATTAGTAGACCTAAGTACAAAGAGTTTAAAATTGCTTTAGCTTCTCATCTTGGAGATTTCCTATGCTAA
- a CDS encoding NfeD family protein translates to MGKEGKATTDMKRKRNGFADFNGKKTKVYAEMDIQSGEMVYVSDVEGNIIKVKKLK, encoded by the coding sequence ATAGGAAAAGAAGGAAAGGCTACAACAGATATGAAGAGAAAACGCAATGGATTTGCAGATTTTAACGGCAAGAAAACTAAAGTATACGCAGAAATGGATATACAATCAGGTGAAATGGTGTATGTATCGGATGTTGAAGGTAATATTATTAAGGTCAAAAAATTGAAATAA
- a CDS encoding sensor histidine kinase: MLKTLTILQVISLFSFVIDVFLQKKVYDSLSSKRLNLYYLPFVITVVVISTSFYLGIKPSVIFVVIAALSFIFSSIEYDIKPLKSLLISALYWAFLMITYYIGFKITDSIYGFMFFEGVISQNNYQYISILVEKIILILCFYIYIFLSYKYLYKNKGSWKKYINYLVVPVATNTVYFFILANVMNELRSKSSLGNSNIFILTLLLIVIANFSVLLVIFFNSKNKKQDFYMDMLHKNQEKSRELYHDMKNHIICMKYSDDHKSDEYIEKVELLLDEYSNKFNTGNVILDTLLHEKNTICLQNRIKFICDINFKKCGFIEDEDICTIFSNLLDNAIESCLKIKNKETSIILRGIAIDSLFVVKLTNTTNGEIDSTGDNLNTTKKNKSLHGLGLKSVKRTLDKYDGELVIEYDKDVFSAKILIPIP, translated from the coding sequence ATGCTAAAAACATTAACTATTCTTCAAGTGATAAGTCTTTTTTCATTTGTTATCGATGTATTTCTACAAAAGAAGGTATACGACTCTCTTTCTTCAAAGAGATTGAACTTATACTATCTTCCCTTTGTAATAACCGTAGTTGTAATATCAACTAGTTTTTATTTAGGTATAAAACCAAGTGTAATATTTGTGGTTATAGCTGCTCTTTCATTCATATTCTCTAGTATAGAATATGATATTAAACCATTAAAAAGTCTTTTAATCTCTGCTCTATATTGGGCTTTTTTAATGATTACATATTACATAGGGTTTAAAATTACAGATAGTATTTACGGTTTCATGTTTTTTGAAGGAGTAATAAGCCAAAATAATTACCAGTATATTTCTATATTGGTTGAAAAAATTATCCTAATTCTATGCTTTTATATATACATTTTTCTATCATATAAGTATCTGTATAAAAACAAAGGCTCTTGGAAAAAATACATAAACTATCTTGTAGTTCCAGTAGCTACTAACACAGTTTATTTTTTCATTTTGGCTAATGTAATGAATGAGTTAAGGAGCAAAAGTTCTTTGGGTAATTCTAATATTTTTATTTTGACATTGCTTTTGATAGTTATAGCCAATTTTTCAGTTTTACTTGTAATATTCTTTAATTCTAAGAACAAAAAACAGGACTTTTATATGGATATGCTACATAAGAATCAGGAAAAATCTCGTGAATTGTACCACGATATGAAAAATCATATAATCTGCATGAAGTATAGCGATGATCATAAATCTGATGAGTATATAGAAAAAGTAGAGCTACTTTTAGATGAGTATAGCAATAAATTTAATACAGGTAATGTTATTTTGGATACTTTACTGCACGAAAAAAATACTATATGTCTTCAGAATAGGATTAAATTTATCTGTGATATTAACTTCAAAAAATGTGGATTTATCGAGGATGAGGATATTTGTACTATTTTCTCAAACCTTTTAGATAATGCTATCGAGTCTTGTTTGAAGATTAAAAACAAGGAAACAAGTATAATTCTTAGGGGAATTGCTATAGATTCGTTGTTTGTCGTGAAACTTACAAATACTACAAACGGCGAGATTGATTCTACAGGGGATAATTTAAATACTACTAAAAAGAATAAATCTCTACATGGATTGGGATTAAAGAGCGTTAAGAGGACTTTAGATAAATACGACGGAGAGCTTGTTATTGAATATGATAAAGATGTGTTCTCTGCTAAAATTCTAATTCCTATACCTTAA